The following proteins are co-located in the Delphinus delphis chromosome 5, mDelDel1.2, whole genome shotgun sequence genome:
- the COX7B2 gene encoding cytochrome c oxidase subunit 7B2, mitochondrial: MMFPLVRNALSSLRIRSIQQMRARQSHSKHSPDFHDKYGDIILAGGTAFCVVVWVFTATQVGIKWNPSPVGRTTPKEWNDE; the protein is encoded by the coding sequence ATGATGTTTCCCTTGGTCAGAAATGCACTAAGTAGCCTCAGGATTCGAAGCATTCAGCAAATGAGGGCAAGACAGAGCCACTCAAAACACTCACCAGATTTTCATGACAAATATGGTGATATTATACTAGCCGGTGGAACCGCTTTCTGTGTTGTTGTGTGGGTGTTTACAGCCACACAGGTTGGAATAAAATGGAACCCCTCCCCTGTTGGCAGAACCACCCCAAAAGAGTGGAATGATGAGTAA